A stretch of the Lactuca sativa cultivar Salinas chromosome 9, Lsat_Salinas_v11, whole genome shotgun sequence genome encodes the following:
- the LOC111917116 gene encoding uncharacterized protein LOC111917116: protein MDEAGKKRRLDIQELEEIGNDAYENKAIYKEKTKAFHDKMISRKVFTTGQKVLLYHSHFKLISGKLRSRWVEPFVVTNVFDHGAIEIKSEQTGKIFKVNGHHLKQFYEGFQVTNEEVEVVEFPTYRN, encoded by the coding sequence ATGGATGAAGCCGGTAAGAAAAGAAGATTAGATATCCAAGAGTTAGAAGAAATCGGGAACGATGCTTATGAGAACAAAGCAATCTATAAGGAGAAGACAAAAGCTTTTCACGACAAGATGATCTCGCGAAAGGTATTCACTACCGGTCAAAAGGTACTCTTATATCAttctcatttcaaacttatttccgGTAAATTGAGGTCTCGTTGGGTGGAACCTTTTGTTGTTACTAACGTATTTGATCATGGTGCCATAGAAATTAAGAGTGAACAAACAGGAAAGATTTTTAAGGTAAATGGTCATCATCTCAAACAATTTTACGAAGGGTTTCAAGTTACAAATGAAGAAGTGGAGGTAGTCGAGTTCCCGACTTACCGCAATTGA